In a single window of the Pirellulales bacterium genome:
- a CDS encoding amidohydrolase, producing the protein MICRLMSLAVFGSFLFPALVLATEPQPWAREQLEELVRFYRDLHQTPELSFHEEKTAAKLAAELRAVGAKVTTGIGGTGVVAILENGPGPRLMIRADMDALPVVENTQLAYASKVKVKDDTGAEVGVMHACGHDIHMTCLIGVAHYLADFKDRWSGTVMFLCQPAEERGSGAKRMIQDGCFERFFKPDFSLALHVDGTLAAGSVGYRSGYALANVDSVDITVRGRGGHGAYPHATIDPIVQAAHLVLDLQTIVSREIKPTEPAVITVGSIHGGSKHNIIGDSCHLQITVRSFSDDVRKHLLAAIERKAKAVAAGAGAPEPTIAISEGTPAMFNDAKLVERVLPVFKRVLGEDKVVATEASMGGEDYSEYGLAGVPIFMFQLGSVDAQRLAGLKRIDQKPPSLHSQLYYPDAEETLVTGVTAMASVVMDLLPPKKPS; encoded by the coding sequence ATGATTTGTCGCCTCATGAGCCTGGCGGTATTTGGTTCTTTTTTGTTCCCTGCGCTGGTGCTTGCTACCGAGCCACAACCTTGGGCGCGCGAACAACTCGAAGAATTGGTGCGTTTCTATCGCGATTTGCACCAAACCCCGGAGCTCTCGTTCCACGAGGAGAAAACAGCTGCCAAGTTGGCGGCAGAACTGCGGGCTGTAGGTGCCAAGGTGACGACCGGCATCGGCGGAACCGGAGTCGTGGCGATTCTCGAAAATGGTCCTGGTCCGCGCCTAATGATTCGCGCCGACATGGACGCCCTGCCCGTGGTCGAAAACACGCAGTTGGCTTATGCGTCGAAGGTAAAGGTCAAGGACGACACCGGCGCCGAAGTGGGTGTCATGCACGCCTGCGGTCACGATATCCACATGACATGCCTGATCGGCGTGGCACATTACCTGGCCGATTTCAAAGATCGCTGGAGCGGCACCGTGATGTTTCTTTGTCAGCCCGCCGAAGAACGCGGCTCGGGCGCCAAACGCATGATCCAAGATGGTTGCTTCGAACGATTCTTCAAACCCGATTTCTCATTAGCCTTGCACGTCGACGGTACGCTGGCGGCGGGTAGCGTCGGATATCGCTCCGGTTATGCCTTGGCCAATGTAGATAGCGTCGATATCACGGTCCGCGGGCGCGGCGGACATGGCGCCTACCCGCATGCCACTATAGACCCGATCGTGCAGGCCGCGCATCTGGTACTGGACTTGCAAACAATAGTCAGTCGCGAGATCAAGCCCACCGAGCCAGCGGTTATTACGGTGGGCTCGATTCATGGCGGCTCGAAGCACAATATCATTGGCGACAGCTGCCATTTGCAGATCACGGTGCGCAGCTTCAGCGACGACGTACGCAAGCATTTGCTGGCGGCCATCGAGCGCAAGGCCAAGGCCGTGGCCGCCGGGGCCGGCGCCCCCGAGCCCACGATCGCGATCTCGGAGGGCACTCCGGCCATGTTCAACGATGCCAAGTTGGTCGAGCGTGTGCTGCCCGTGTTCAAACGTGTGTTGGGGGAAGACAAGGTTGTTGCGACCGAGGCCTCGATGGGAGGCGAAGACTACAGCGAATACGGACTGGCCGGCGTGCCGATTTTCATGTTTCAATTGGGGTCGGTCGATGCTCAACGCCTGGCCGGATTAAAGCGGATTGACCAGAAGCCGCCGTCGCTGCACTCGCAGCTCTACTATCCTGACGCCGAAGAAACATTGGTCACGGGCGTCACGGCGATGGCCTCGGTCGTCATGGATTTGTTGCCGCCCAAGAAACCTTCCTAA
- a CDS encoding metalloregulator ArsR/SmtB family transcription factor: MISKLSDSPLSSARAASPRVPDGVVKDLAKVFKLLSDETRLRVLLYLTQDHELHVRALCDMLAQSQPAVSHHLALLRVAGLIESRREGKHNFYRILPDRFETLLDTVFAAVPKDERRIRFEDYVLSYAPSGAMV; the protein is encoded by the coding sequence ATGATCAGCAAGCTTAGCGATTCGCCATTATCGTCGGCTCGGGCTGCTTCGCCTCGCGTACCCGACGGCGTCGTCAAGGATCTGGCCAAGGTCTTCAAGTTGCTCTCGGACGAGACGCGTTTGCGGGTCTTGCTCTATCTGACGCAAGACCACGAATTGCACGTTCGCGCCCTGTGCGACATGCTGGCCCAAAGCCAGCCGGCAGTGAGCCATCATTTAGCGCTTTTGCGCGTGGCCGGGCTGATCGAATCGCGCCGCGAGGGGAAGCATAATTTCTACCGGATTCTCCCCGATCGATTCGAGACGCTGCTGGACACGGTATTCGCGGCCGTGCCCAAGGACGAGCGGCGCATCCGCTTCGAGGACTACGTGCTCAGCTACGCGCCCTCGGGTGCGATGGTCTAG
- the cphA gene encoding cyanophycin synthetase: MEIRKVYALRGPNIWASFPVLEAIVDLGPFKDSPSHELPGFNDRLMAWMPSLVEHRCSIGERGGFFQRLRNGTYPAHILEHICIELQCLAGSQVGFGKARELPEAGVYRVIVRYREEAVGKAALDLSQRLFLAAVHDQPFDVDAEVSQLRSLLHETQLGPSTRAIVEAAEARGIPTRRLNSGSLVQLGWGARARRIWTAETEQTSAIAETIAQDKELTRRLLRTVGVPAPVGRTVEDAEDAWRAAEEIGGAVVVKPQYGNQGRGVTTNLTSRSQVLKAYEAARAEESTVLVESFAPGDDYRLLVIGGRVIAAARRESAQVTGDGARTVAQLVEQENKNPHRGEDHATALSKIKLDPIALVVLSEQGFSPDSVPPAGRRVLIRRNANLSTGGTATDVTDHVHPQVAARAIEAARVVGLDVAGIDIVACHIDRPLEEQNGVIVEVNAGPGLRMHIEPSAGKSRPVGEAIVGTLFAPGENGRIPLVAVTGTNGKTTTTRCISHILQSIGKHVGMTCTEGIYIDRRRIETGDCSGPKSARTILMNPKVDAAVLEIARGGVLREGLGFDQCDVAVVTNIGEGDHLGLAGIETLDDMARVKRTAVETVPSTGYAVLKADDNYTAAMGEHCRGAVIFFSQDGDHAVMQTHRRAGGRLAFVRDRNLVLAVGARIELQIPLTEIPVTRQGRVSFMIENALASAAAVWALNVSFDDIRAGLKSFSSESDMVPGRFNVLSVAGATVIVDYGHNVSALTSLIEAIAAFPHERRMVVYSAAGDRRDCDMIKQGQILGDAFDRVVLYEDQYKRGRADGEIMQLIRQGLAAGARVKEVEGFQGCSRSVEASLDALRPGDLLLIQADTIEETLIFIRDYLAARPALQTPTVDGAEDEGGPTPAPALIVNHGAAFTAARPKPA, encoded by the coding sequence ATGGAAATCCGCAAGGTGTATGCGTTGCGAGGCCCGAACATTTGGGCTTCGTTTCCCGTCTTGGAAGCCATCGTCGACCTGGGGCCTTTCAAGGATTCGCCATCGCACGAGCTGCCCGGCTTCAACGATCGCCTGATGGCGTGGATGCCTTCGCTTGTCGAGCACCGTTGCAGCATCGGCGAGCGCGGCGGGTTTTTTCAACGGCTGCGCAATGGAACGTACCCGGCGCACATCCTGGAACACATCTGCATCGAGCTGCAATGCCTGGCCGGATCGCAAGTGGGATTTGGCAAAGCTCGTGAGCTGCCCGAGGCCGGTGTCTATCGCGTCATCGTTCGCTATCGCGAAGAGGCTGTCGGAAAGGCCGCGCTCGATTTGTCGCAGCGGCTGTTCCTGGCCGCGGTGCATGACCAGCCGTTCGATGTCGATGCCGAGGTCAGCCAACTGCGGTCGCTGCTGCACGAGACACAATTGGGCCCCAGCACGCGGGCGATTGTCGAAGCCGCCGAAGCACGCGGTATACCCACGCGTCGTTTGAACAGTGGCAGCCTGGTGCAACTAGGCTGGGGCGCTCGCGCCCGCCGCATCTGGACAGCCGAGACGGAACAAACCAGCGCCATCGCGGAGACGATCGCCCAGGACAAAGAGCTGACGCGTCGTTTGCTCCGTACCGTCGGGGTTCCGGCCCCGGTCGGGCGAACCGTCGAGGACGCCGAAGACGCCTGGCGTGCCGCCGAGGAAATTGGCGGCGCGGTCGTCGTCAAACCGCAGTATGGCAACCAGGGCCGCGGGGTGACGACCAACCTCACGTCGCGTTCTCAGGTTCTCAAGGCCTACGAGGCGGCCCGGGCCGAGGAATCGACCGTTTTGGTAGAGAGCTTTGCCCCTGGAGACGATTACCGGCTGCTGGTAATTGGCGGCCGGGTGATTGCCGCTGCGCGACGCGAATCGGCACAAGTCACCGGCGACGGCGCGCGAACCGTGGCCCAACTTGTCGAACAAGAGAATAAGAATCCGCATCGCGGCGAGGATCATGCCACGGCCCTTAGCAAGATCAAGCTGGACCCGATCGCGCTGGTGGTCCTGAGCGAGCAAGGCTTTTCGCCTGACTCGGTTCCTCCGGCTGGCAGGCGCGTGCTGATCCGCCGCAACGCGAACCTTAGCACCGGCGGCACGGCAACCGACGTGACGGATCATGTTCACCCCCAGGTGGCAGCCCGAGCGATCGAAGCGGCGCGCGTCGTCGGACTAGACGTGGCGGGCATCGACATCGTGGCCTGCCATATCGATCGTCCACTGGAGGAGCAGAACGGCGTCATTGTCGAAGTCAACGCCGGCCCAGGCCTACGGATGCACATCGAACCATCGGCTGGCAAGTCGCGCCCCGTGGGCGAGGCGATCGTAGGGACGCTGTTCGCCCCTGGCGAAAACGGACGCATTCCGCTCGTGGCCGTCACCGGCACCAACGGCAAGACGACGACCACACGCTGCATTTCACACATCTTGCAGTCGATCGGCAAGCACGTCGGCATGACCTGCACCGAGGGGATATATATCGACCGTCGACGCATTGAAACCGGCGACTGTAGCGGACCGAAGAGTGCACGAACGATTCTTATGAATCCGAAAGTCGATGCCGCCGTGCTGGAAATCGCCCGCGGCGGAGTGTTGCGCGAAGGCTTGGGATTCGATCAGTGTGATGTGGCCGTGGTGACCAACATTGGCGAGGGTGACCATTTGGGCCTGGCTGGCATCGAAACGCTCGACGACATGGCACGCGTCAAACGCACGGCCGTCGAAACGGTTCCTTCTACTGGCTATGCCGTGCTCAAAGCCGACGACAACTATACGGCCGCGATGGGTGAGCATTGCCGTGGTGCGGTGATCTTCTTTTCTCAGGATGGCGACCACGCGGTCATGCAAACGCATCGCCGCGCCGGCGGACGCCTGGCATTTGTGCGGGATAGAAATCTGGTGTTGGCCGTGGGCGCACGCATTGAGCTGCAAATCCCCCTGACCGAGATTCCCGTCACCCGCCAGGGGCGAGTCTCGTTCATGATCGAGAATGCGCTCGCCTCGGCTGCCGCAGTCTGGGCCCTCAATGTGTCGTTCGACGACATCCGTGCAGGGCTGAAGAGCTTTAGCAGCGAATCCGACATGGTGCCCGGCCGCTTTAACGTGCTTTCTGTGGCCGGCGCTACTGTGATCGTCGACTATGGGCACAATGTCTCGGCCCTGACGTCGTTAATTGAAGCCATCGCCGCGTTCCCCCACGAGCGCCGTATGGTGGTGTACTCGGCGGCCGGCGATCGTCGCGACTGCGACATGATCAAACAGGGGCAGATCCTGGGGGATGCCTTTGATCGCGTGGTTCTGTATGAGGATCAGTACAAGCGTGGCCGGGCCGATGGCGAGATCATGCAGCTCATTCGCCAGGGACTGGCCGCCGGAGCGCGCGTGAAGGAGGTCGAGGGCTTTCAGGGTTGCTCGCGCTCGGTCGAGGCATCTTTGGATGCACTTCGCCCGGGCGATCTGTTGTTGATACAAGCCGATACGATCGAGGAGACGCTGATATTTATCCGCGACTACCTGGCGGCTCGTCCCGCGCTCCAGACACCTACCGTTGACGGGGCGGAAGACGAAGGTGGACCGACGCCGGCACCAGCCCTGATCGTCAACCACGGCGCGGCATTCACGGCAGCACGCCCGAAGCCGGCTTGA
- a CDS encoding PQQ-binding-like beta-propeller repeat protein — protein MRMILLFLLATLPACLPTLADEIDKKYPLGDQLRVLAEDAESPAFHKLVMEMLITDLGAEWQRVETLDNAESFAETHGGMDKVQTDPDLRAAYDRRVAIREKFLNVMRDGYAHYKLQAPFDRGAKSEKAGTIKRGAATTDVPISIELPSPGSEQQWPRFRGPDGQGHSMAHDLPTRWSETENIVWRTPLPGAGNSSPVIWNDRIFLTSAGDKGADRALHCVAREDGRLLWSRTIPVHEVEPNVRDKNGYASATPVTDGERVIAFLGAGGLVCYDFEGNLVWHYPMPDVFDTTWGTGASPLLFENSVILVHDQNKNDSVFLALDKRTGQVLWKRERAKSMGWSTPLVLRVDDRDELVYAGGQTLKGYDPRTGEELWSLKGPTVEVIPTVVVGPHMIFTASGRQGPTLGVHPGGRGDITDTHLAWRAVRGGPHVPSPIYYDGRLYTVNDTGIATCLDAESGEMVWQSRIRDKFSASPIEAQGLLYFPSESGVTFVVRPGNKLDIVAENDLGSPILASPAAVGDRLYLRTTTELVAIGTK, from the coding sequence GATGTTGATCACCGACCTGGGGGCCGAGTGGCAGCGTGTCGAGACGCTGGATAATGCCGAGAGCTTCGCCGAGACGCATGGCGGCATGGATAAGGTGCAGACCGATCCCGACCTGCGAGCGGCCTACGACCGCCGCGTGGCCATTCGCGAGAAGTTCTTGAACGTGATGCGCGACGGTTACGCGCATTACAAGCTGCAAGCCCCCTTCGACCGCGGCGCGAAGTCCGAAAAGGCCGGCACGATCAAGCGCGGCGCCGCAACGACCGACGTACCGATTTCCATCGAACTTCCTTCGCCTGGCTCGGAACAGCAATGGCCTCGTTTTCGCGGACCCGACGGGCAAGGGCATAGCATGGCCCATGACTTGCCAACTCGCTGGTCGGAGACGGAAAACATCGTTTGGCGCACGCCCCTACCCGGCGCGGGGAATTCATCGCCCGTGATCTGGAACGATCGCATCTTTCTCACCAGTGCAGGGGATAAGGGCGCCGACCGCGCGCTGCACTGCGTGGCGCGCGAGGACGGCAGGCTGCTCTGGAGCCGCACGATTCCGGTGCACGAGGTCGAACCCAATGTGCGCGACAAGAACGGTTATGCGTCAGCCACGCCCGTGACCGATGGCGAGCGCGTGATCGCGTTTTTAGGTGCCGGGGGACTCGTTTGTTACGACTTCGAGGGGAACCTGGTTTGGCATTACCCGATGCCGGATGTGTTCGACACTACCTGGGGCACCGGCGCGAGCCCGCTGTTGTTCGAGAATTCGGTGATCCTGGTACACGATCAAAACAAGAACGATTCCGTGTTCTTGGCGCTCGACAAACGCACTGGACAGGTGTTGTGGAAGCGCGAGCGGGCGAAATCCATGGGCTGGTCAACACCGCTGGTGCTGCGCGTCGACGATCGGGACGAACTGGTCTACGCAGGCGGTCAGACATTGAAGGGATACGATCCACGGACGGGCGAAGAACTGTGGTCGCTGAAGGGTCCCACGGTCGAGGTGATTCCCACCGTCGTCGTGGGTCCGCATATGATCTTCACGGCCTCGGGGCGGCAGGGACCGACTTTGGGTGTACATCCTGGCGGACGCGGTGATATTACCGACACGCATCTGGCGTGGCGCGCCGTGCGCGGCGGACCCCATGTTCCGTCGCCTATCTATTACGACGGGCGGCTGTACACCGTGAACGATACGGGGATCGCCACTTGCCTGGACGCCGAGAGTGGCGAGATGGTCTGGCAGTCGCGCATCCGCGACAAGTTCTCTGCCTCGCCCATCGAGGCCCAGGGGCTGCTCTATTTTCCCAGCGAGTCGGGCGTGACGTTCGTCGTCCGGCCGGGAAACAAGCTCGACATCGTTGCGGAAAATGATCTCGGATCGCCGATTCTGGCATCTCCTGCAGCGGTCGGGGACCGGCTCTATCTGCGTACGACCACCGAGCTGGTTGCGATCGGAACCAAGTAA
- the cysC gene encoding adenylyl-sulfate kinase: MAHDTNVTWHEHSVTREERERLNSHKGCVVWFTGLSACGKSTISNLVDHKLHARGLRSFVLDGDNVRHGLNAGPGMLKERHGEDYAKRFGLGFSAQDREENIRRIGAVAKLFGESGVVALTAFISPYRRDRDAVRAAMRPGDFIEIFVDAPIEICEARDPKGLYKKARAGELKGFTGIDDPYEAPESPELTLDASKKDAETLANEVIAYLEKAGKLC, translated from the coding sequence ATGGCCCACGACACAAACGTCACCTGGCACGAACACAGCGTCACCCGTGAAGAACGCGAGCGATTGAACAGCCACAAAGGTTGCGTGGTTTGGTTCACAGGGTTGAGCGCCTGCGGCAAGAGCACGATCTCGAACCTGGTGGATCACAAGCTTCATGCCCGTGGCCTGCGCAGTTTCGTCCTCGATGGTGATAACGTGCGGCATGGCCTCAACGCTGGCCCTGGCATGCTCAAGGAGCGCCACGGCGAAGATTACGCCAAGCGCTTTGGGCTCGGTTTCTCGGCCCAGGACCGCGAGGAAAACATTCGACGCATCGGCGCGGTTGCCAAACTGTTTGGCGAGTCCGGTGTCGTGGCTTTGACGGCCTTCATCAGCCCCTACCGGCGCGATCGCGACGCGGTGCGGGCTGCGATGCGTCCGGGCGATTTCATCGAGATCTTCGTCGACGCGCCCATCGAAATCTGTGAAGCGCGCGATCCCAAGGGCCTGTACAAGAAGGCCCGCGCCGGCGAACTAAAGGGTTTCACCGGCATCGACGATCCCTACGAAGCGCCCGAGAGCCCCGAACTAACTCTCGATGCCAGCAAGAAGGACGCCGAGACTTTGGCCAACGAAGTCATCGCCTATCTGGAAAAAGCCGGCAAGCTCTGCTAG
- a CDS encoding PhoH family protein, whose protein sequence is MTEATISVVDAKALLSLFGTRDQHLRKIRDALAVDISARDDQIRIQGPDSAVARATEVIEQLKSLIHRQGSVEAEEVARILSDVAGQVPNGATTAIEVMNAGRKVVPRTPGQARYVQTIAEHDIVFCVGPAGTGKTYLAVAMAVAALKQERIRKIVLVRPAVEAGESLGYLPGDLQAKINPYLRPLLDALREMMDFDQIRRYTDQDLIEVIPLAYMRGRTLNDAFIILDEAQNTTVAQMKMFLTRMGRGSKIVVSGDTTQIDLPAHATSGLVDAMRRLRRIKGLAQVALTTADIVRHRLVQDIVRAYDEGSKRQRTTA, encoded by the coding sequence ATGACAGAAGCAACCATCTCGGTGGTCGACGCCAAGGCGCTATTGTCGCTGTTTGGCACTCGCGACCAGCATTTGCGCAAGATTCGCGATGCACTGGCCGTCGATATCTCCGCGCGGGACGACCAGATCCGCATTCAGGGTCCCGATAGCGCCGTGGCCCGCGCCACCGAAGTGATCGAACAGTTGAAATCTCTCATACATCGGCAAGGAAGTGTCGAGGCCGAAGAGGTCGCGCGCATTCTTTCCGACGTCGCGGGGCAAGTGCCCAACGGCGCCACGACAGCCATCGAGGTTATGAATGCCGGCCGCAAGGTCGTGCCGCGGACGCCGGGGCAGGCACGCTACGTGCAGACTATCGCCGAGCACGACATCGTGTTTTGTGTTGGACCGGCGGGTACGGGCAAGACCTATTTGGCCGTGGCCATGGCCGTGGCCGCGCTAAAACAAGAGCGTATTCGCAAGATCGTGCTAGTAAGACCGGCGGTCGAGGCCGGCGAGAGCCTGGGCTACTTGCCCGGTGACCTGCAAGCCAAGATCAATCCTTACTTGCGGCCGTTGTTGGATGCGCTGCGGGAAATGATGGATTTCGACCAGATTCGCCGTTACACGGATCAGGACTTGATCGAGGTGATTCCGCTGGCCTACATGCGCGGCCGCACGCTGAATGACGCCTTCATCATTCTGGACGAAGCGCAGAATACGACGGTCGCGCAGATGAAGATGTTTCTCACACGCATGGGACGAGGATCGAAGATAGTCGTCTCGGGCGATACTACACAAATCGATTTGCCGGCACATGCGACAAGCGGCCTGGTCGATGCGATGCGGAGACTGCGACGCATCAAGGGGCTGGCTCAAGTCGCGCTGACTACCGCGGATATCGTGCGCCATCGGTTGGTGCAGGATATCGTGCGTGCGTATGACGAGGGTTCCAAGCGGCAACGTACGACCGCTTGA
- a CDS encoding phosphatidate cytidylyltransferase, whose protein sequence is MLRWRILLGVTFSVALGVLCWLDTRAAIPGAWLLPVALLIAGLGTSELARMLAQRATAPIGWVVQAGNLAMVASNWVPHVWSQFSLEQWLWPALALASALVVALTVEVVRYTEPGGQSERLAATALVLLYIGLLLSFAVQLRFAGPQGSWGLAALVSLLVVVKLSDIGAYVVGRLIGRHKLAPRLSPGKTIEGAVGGLLFSTCGAWLTLVVLWPTLSATSTPPVEVWQWLGFGLTVGVAGMLGDLAESLLKRDLGRKDSSDWMPGFGGVLDLIDSVLVAAPVAYLWWSYGL, encoded by the coding sequence ATGCTTCGCTGGAGAATCCTACTTGGCGTCACGTTCTCAGTCGCTCTGGGCGTCCTGTGCTGGCTCGACACACGTGCCGCAATTCCGGGGGCATGGCTACTGCCAGTGGCCCTACTAATCGCGGGTCTGGGCACGAGTGAGCTCGCCCGTATGCTGGCCCAGCGGGCCACCGCACCGATCGGCTGGGTGGTCCAAGCCGGGAACCTCGCAATGGTTGCCTCGAATTGGGTGCCGCACGTTTGGTCGCAATTCTCACTCGAGCAATGGCTCTGGCCCGCCCTGGCCTTGGCGAGCGCGCTCGTTGTCGCTCTGACGGTGGAAGTGGTTCGTTACACAGAACCGGGAGGGCAGAGCGAGCGACTTGCCGCCACGGCGCTGGTCTTGCTGTACATCGGCTTGCTGCTGAGCTTTGCCGTGCAATTGCGTTTTGCCGGGCCACAGGGAAGTTGGGGCCTGGCGGCCCTGGTCTCCTTGTTGGTCGTGGTCAAGCTTTCGGACATCGGCGCCTATGTCGTTGGCCGGTTAATCGGCCGCCACAAGCTGGCGCCCCGCCTGAGTCCCGGCAAGACTATTGAAGGCGCCGTGGGGGGTCTGCTGTTCTCTACCTGTGGTGCGTGGCTGACGCTGGTCGTGCTTTGGCCTACCCTGAGCGCCACATCGACTCCGCCCGTAGAAGTCTGGCAATGGCTGGGATTCGGACTGACCGTAGGTGTCGCCGGGATGCTCGGCGACCTGGCCGAATCGCTCTTGAAACGCGATTTGGGCCGCAAGGATTCAAGCGACTGGATGCCGGGCTTCGGTGGTGTGCTAGATCTGATCGATTCCGTGCTGGTGGCCGCACCCGTTGCGTATTTATGGTGGAGCTACGGGCTGTAG